A single Calidifontibacter indicus DNA region contains:
- the pruA gene encoding L-glutamate gamma-semialdehyde dehydrogenase: MDAVTNPPAPVNEPVLDYAPGSPERACLEVALAQIGSEQVELPHTIGGKRVMGGGRAVAVRQPHAHKKVLGTLKNATVEDAQAAVQAAKDAAPGWRELSFDDRAAILLKAADLLSGPYRARMNAATMLGQSKTCYQAEIDSACELIDFWRFNVHFARQIMQEQPGANAKGVWNRTDHRPLEGFVYAITPFNFTAIAGNLPTAPALMGNTVVWKPSPTQNRAAQITMELLEAAGMPPGVINLVTGDGLNVSKVALADRDLAGIHFTGSTPTFQHLWSGVGANLSNYRTYPRLVGETGGKDFILAHPSADPDVLRTAMIRGAFEFQGQKCSAASRAYVPASLWKKIKGDLVSLTEGITQGDVTDFSNFMGAVIDDRAFAKHKDAIDMAHSHKDITVLAGGTYDDSVGYFVRPTVLEVGDPEHLVFSTEYFGPILAVHVFPDRQYDKVLDQMESVAPYALTGSIIATDRRAIADATKRLRFAAGNFYINDKPTGAVVGQQPFGGGRASGTNDKAGSAANLMRWTSQRSIKETFVPPTDYRYLHQG, from the coding sequence ATGGACGCCGTCACCAACCCGCCGGCACCGGTCAACGAGCCGGTGCTCGACTACGCCCCCGGCAGCCCCGAGCGCGCCTGTTTGGAGGTGGCCCTGGCTCAGATCGGTTCGGAGCAGGTCGAGCTGCCGCACACCATCGGTGGCAAGCGGGTGATGGGCGGTGGCCGCGCGGTCGCGGTGCGTCAGCCGCACGCGCACAAGAAGGTGCTCGGCACCTTGAAGAACGCCACCGTCGAGGACGCACAGGCCGCCGTGCAGGCGGCCAAGGACGCCGCTCCGGGCTGGCGTGAACTCAGCTTCGACGACCGCGCCGCGATCCTGCTGAAGGCCGCCGACCTGCTGTCCGGTCCGTACCGCGCCCGGATGAACGCCGCGACGATGCTCGGACAGTCGAAGACCTGCTACCAGGCCGAGATCGACTCCGCCTGCGAGCTGATCGACTTCTGGCGGTTCAACGTGCACTTCGCCCGCCAGATCATGCAGGAGCAGCCGGGCGCGAACGCCAAGGGTGTCTGGAACCGCACCGACCACCGTCCGCTCGAGGGATTCGTCTACGCGATCACGCCGTTCAACTTCACCGCGATCGCCGGCAACCTGCCGACCGCCCCGGCGCTGATGGGCAACACCGTCGTGTGGAAGCCGAGCCCCACCCAGAACCGCGCCGCGCAGATCACCATGGAACTGCTCGAAGCCGCCGGAATGCCCCCGGGCGTCATCAACCTCGTCACCGGTGACGGTCTGAACGTGTCCAAGGTGGCCCTCGCCGACCGCGACCTGGCCGGCATCCACTTCACCGGTTCGACCCCGACCTTCCAGCACCTGTGGAGCGGGGTCGGCGCCAACCTGTCCAACTACCGCACCTACCCGCGACTGGTCGGCGAGACCGGCGGCAAGGACTTCATCCTGGCCCACCCGTCGGCCGACCCCGACGTGCTGCGCACCGCGATGATCCGCGGCGCGTTCGAGTTCCAGGGTCAGAAGTGCTCGGCCGCCAGTCGCGCCTACGTGCCGGCCAGCCTGTGGAAGAAGATCAAGGGCGACCTCGTGTCGTTGACCGAGGGCATCACCCAGGGCGACGTCACCGACTTCTCCAACTTCATGGGTGCCGTCATCGACGACCGTGCGTTTGCCAAGCACAAGGACGCCATCGACATGGCGCACTCGCACAAGGACATCACGGTGCTCGCCGGCGGCACCTACGACGACTCGGTCGGCTACTTCGTCCGCCCGACCGTGCTCGAGGTCGGCGACCCCGAGCACCTGGTGTTCTCGACCGAGTACTTCGGCCCGATCCTCGCGGTGCACGTCTTCCCCGACCGGCAGTACGACAAGGTGCTCGACCAGATGGAGTCGGTCGCTCCGTACGCGCTGACCGGTTCTATCATCGCCACCGACCGCCGCGCGATCGCCGACGCCACCAAGCGTCTGCGCTTCGCGGCCGGCAACTTCTACATCAACGACAAGCCGACCGGTGCCGTCGTGGGTCAGCAGCCCTTCGGTGGCGGACGCGCGTCAGGCACCAACGACAAGGCCGGCTCCGCCGCCAACCTGATGCGGTGGACCAGCCAGCGCTCCATCAAGGAAACGTTCGTGCCGCCCACCGACTACCGCTACCTACACCAGGGCTGA
- a CDS encoding DUF2505 domain-containing protein, which translates to MKIDRSWTYPAPATDVYAMICDEAFQQRKTDATSTDGGSIDIAERADGHVITVERVLPTDAFPENIRAMVGRTITVVETQTWGAAGADGARVADLVVDVRGTPASMKGTVTLSADGDAESTVAVNGDLRGGIPIIGGKIEKAAAPSFFHALEQEERIGREYLAER; encoded by the coding sequence ATGAAGATCGACCGATCCTGGACCTACCCCGCCCCCGCCACCGACGTCTACGCGATGATCTGCGACGAGGCGTTCCAGCAGCGCAAGACCGACGCCACGAGTACCGACGGCGGCAGCATCGACATCGCCGAGCGCGCCGACGGACACGTCATCACCGTCGAACGGGTGCTGCCCACCGACGCCTTCCCCGAGAACATCCGCGCGATGGTCGGCCGCACGATCACCGTGGTCGAGACGCAGACCTGGGGCGCGGCCGGCGCCGACGGCGCGCGCGTCGCCGACCTGGTCGTCGACGTCCGTGGCACGCCCGCGTCGATGAAGGGCACCGTCACCCTCAGCGCCGACGGCGACGCCGAGTCGACGGTCGCGGTGAACGGCGACCTGCGCGGGGGCATCCCGATCATCGGCGGCAAGATCGAGAAGGCTGCGGCCCCGTCCTTCTTCCACGCCCTCGAGCAGGAGGAGCGGATCGGTCGGGAGTACCTCGCCGAACGCTGA
- a CDS encoding NAD-glutamate dehydrogenase, which yields MALQTSGDPRSDVLRDSAFRECAEGGCTDGLIERYFRHVADEDLASLGGQTLHGLLHAHKQLAAQRPPGRANVHVLHPSLETDGWNSPYAVLQIVTDDMPFLVDSVTAALAQLERRVHLVIHPQLWVERDATGELLQILDTDEQPAQHDGPAAVAESWMHLQIDLAADDAADAAMIERVRGVLDDVRDSVTDWERMRAQCEARIHDLETNPPAPVAKDIIERTQGFLRWLADEHFTFLGYREYDLEEVEGEYVLRGVAGSGLGLLRYDAPASEAFSRLTPHARRTARQPHLLTITKANSRSTVHRPSYLDYIGLRRFDEQGNVNGEYRLLGLFSSSAYVESVRRVPVLRERVAAVVQASGHAPDSHSGKDLMQVLETYPRDELFQVRTEELKSIAAQVMRVQERRTPYVLRRDDEFSRFTSVMVYIPRDRYNTRVRLAMANILQRTFDARSIDYTTSVTDAELARIHFVVRVDPRTGVPDVDDAKLRDDLLRSTQTWSEQLGMHSLDEDGENAAARVMSLYANAFPEAYKEDFGPRQGVADLRHIEALSDADDTRLTLYREPNADPHDRRFKLFRRSSVLLSDIMPIFTDLGVRVTDERPYSMNRADGELIHIYDFGLRADDASVWGTDAELGQVRERFQDAFAAAWNGRSESDGLNALVLGAGLTARQVTVLRAVARYMRQVGLSFSQTYVEHALVTNVELTRELVALFEARFDPSLEDDRQAAQDAIVERIDAGLKEVASLDEDRIVRAFRGAILAVLRTNAYQDGGNRPVISFKINCSAVPGMPHPRPKFEIWVYSPRVEGVHLRFGKVARGGLRWSDRREDFRTEVLGLVKAQMVKNAVIVPTGSKGGFYAKQLPSPSDRDAWMAEGIEAYKLFIGGLLDLTDNLVDGEVVPPTDVVRHDEDDTYLVVAADKGTASFSDIANGVAQERGFWLDDAFASGGSAGYDHKGMGITARGAWESVKRHFREMGHDTQTEDFTVVGVGDMSGDVFGNGMLLSEHIRLVAAFDHRHIFLDPTPDAASSFVERRRLFDLPRSSWADYDKSLISVGGGVYPRSAKSIPISDEVRKALGIKAGVSELTPSELMHAILLAPVDLFWNGGIGTYIKAASESNARIGDRANDEIRVDGGQLRVKVIGEGGNLGASQLGRIEAAQRGVRVNTDAIDNSAGVDTSDHEVNIKILLTDLMKRGRFDLDERNEVLASMTDEVAQQVLRDNYEQNTLLGNARAQTGVMATVHQRLIKWLEGRKELDRGIEFLPSDSELDARIHADTGLTSPELSVLVAYAKLALKNDLTSGDLTQDPWLSRSLADYFPTRVRETFAAELEQHPLRREIIVNSVVNSMINRGGITFAFRVMEETSASAEQIARAYVIARETFDLAGFVAEVEALDNVVSTDAQTKLYLEFRRLLDRVVRWLIHNRPAGLDVTTEIERFRPNVQALAETVPGLLRGSEHKRWETNRDKLVELGVPEALAGRCAGLLDVFSLLDITELALAQDTDPATVAATYFAVSERLGIDTMLGAVSALPRDDRWDSLARGSIRDDLYVVLETFTAAVLAGTSADAEPVARVAAWLKQNPDSVGRALTSLDAIRSLPHPGLAPLSVALRTLRGAIRSGSAS from the coding sequence ATGGCACTTCAAACGTCCGGCGACCCCCGATCAGACGTCCTGCGAGACAGCGCTTTCCGCGAGTGTGCCGAAGGGGGGTGCACCGACGGACTCATCGAGCGTTACTTCCGGCACGTCGCCGACGAAGACCTCGCCTCGCTGGGCGGACAAACCCTGCACGGCCTGCTGCACGCCCACAAGCAACTCGCCGCCCAGCGCCCGCCGGGTCGGGCCAATGTGCACGTGCTCCACCCGAGCTTGGAGACCGACGGCTGGAACTCCCCGTACGCGGTCCTGCAGATCGTCACCGACGACATGCCTTTCCTGGTCGACTCCGTCACCGCCGCGCTCGCCCAACTCGAGCGCCGGGTGCACCTCGTCATCCACCCCCAGTTGTGGGTCGAGCGTGACGCCACCGGTGAGTTGCTGCAGATCCTCGACACCGACGAGCAGCCCGCGCAGCACGACGGCCCGGCCGCCGTCGCCGAGTCGTGGATGCACCTGCAGATCGACCTCGCGGCCGACGACGCCGCCGACGCCGCCATGATCGAACGCGTGCGCGGCGTGCTCGACGACGTGCGCGACTCGGTGACCGACTGGGAGCGCATGCGCGCGCAGTGCGAGGCCCGCATCCACGACCTGGAGACCAACCCGCCGGCACCGGTGGCCAAGGACATCATCGAGCGCACCCAGGGCTTCCTGCGCTGGCTCGCCGACGAACACTTCACCTTCCTCGGCTACCGCGAGTACGACCTCGAAGAGGTCGAGGGCGAGTACGTGCTGCGCGGCGTGGCCGGCAGCGGCCTGGGCCTGCTGCGTTACGACGCACCCGCCTCGGAGGCCTTCTCCCGGCTCACCCCGCACGCCCGGCGCACCGCCCGCCAGCCGCACCTGCTGACGATCACGAAGGCGAACTCGCGCTCGACCGTGCACCGTCCCTCCTACCTCGACTACATCGGCCTGCGCCGATTCGACGAGCAGGGCAACGTCAACGGTGAATACCGCCTGCTCGGCCTGTTCTCCTCCAGCGCCTACGTGGAGTCGGTGCGCCGCGTGCCGGTGCTGCGCGAGCGGGTCGCGGCGGTGGTGCAGGCCTCGGGTCACGCGCCCGACAGTCACTCCGGCAAAGACCTCATGCAGGTGCTGGAGACCTACCCGCGCGACGAGCTGTTCCAGGTGCGCACCGAGGAACTGAAGTCGATCGCCGCCCAGGTGATGCGGGTGCAGGAGCGCCGCACGCCCTACGTGCTGCGTCGCGACGACGAGTTCAGCCGGTTCACCAGCGTGATGGTCTACATCCCGCGCGATCGCTACAACACCCGGGTGCGCCTGGCGATGGCGAACATCCTGCAGCGCACCTTCGACGCCCGCTCGATCGACTACACGACGAGCGTCACCGACGCCGAACTCGCCCGCATCCACTTCGTGGTGCGTGTCGATCCGCGCACCGGTGTGCCCGACGTCGACGACGCCAAGCTGCGCGACGACCTGCTGCGCTCGACGCAGACCTGGTCGGAGCAGCTCGGGATGCACTCGCTCGACGAAGACGGCGAGAACGCCGCAGCGCGCGTGATGTCGTTGTACGCCAACGCCTTTCCCGAGGCCTACAAGGAAGACTTCGGTCCGCGTCAGGGTGTCGCCGACCTGCGCCACATCGAGGCGCTCAGCGATGCCGACGACACCCGGCTGACGCTCTACCGCGAACCGAACGCCGACCCGCACGACCGCCGGTTCAAGCTGTTCCGGCGTTCGTCGGTGCTGCTGTCGGACATCATGCCGATCTTCACCGACCTCGGCGTGCGGGTGACCGACGAGCGGCCCTACTCGATGAACCGCGCTGACGGCGAACTCATCCACATCTACGACTTCGGTCTGCGCGCCGACGACGCCTCCGTGTGGGGCACCGACGCCGAACTCGGTCAGGTGCGCGAGCGATTCCAGGACGCGTTCGCGGCGGCCTGGAACGGGCGCAGCGAGTCGGACGGTCTCAACGCGCTCGTGCTCGGTGCCGGGCTCACCGCCCGGCAGGTCACCGTGCTGCGCGCCGTGGCCCGCTACATGCGCCAGGTCGGTCTGTCGTTCAGCCAGACCTACGTCGAGCACGCCCTCGTCACCAACGTCGAGCTCACCCGTGAACTCGTCGCGCTGTTCGAGGCGCGGTTCGACCCGTCCCTCGAGGACGACCGGCAGGCCGCGCAGGACGCGATCGTCGAGCGCATCGACGCCGGTCTGAAGGAGGTCGCCAGCCTCGACGAGGACCGCATCGTGCGGGCCTTCCGCGGCGCCATCCTCGCGGTGCTGCGCACCAACGCCTACCAGGACGGCGGCAACCGTCCGGTGATCAGCTTCAAGATCAACTGCTCCGCCGTGCCGGGCATGCCGCACCCGCGGCCGAAGTTCGAGATCTGGGTCTACAGCCCCCGGGTCGAGGGCGTGCACCTGCGGTTCGGCAAGGTCGCCCGCGGCGGTCTGCGCTGGAGCGACCGACGCGAGGACTTCCGCACCGAGGTGCTCGGCCTGGTCAAGGCGCAGATGGTCAAGAACGCCGTCATCGTGCCGACCGGTTCGAAGGGCGGCTTCTACGCCAAGCAGTTGCCGAGCCCGAGCGACCGCGACGCGTGGATGGCCGAGGGGATAGAGGCGTACAAGCTGTTCATCGGGGGCCTGCTCGACCTCACCGACAACCTCGTCGACGGCGAGGTCGTGCCGCCCACCGATGTGGTGCGCCACGACGAGGACGACACCTACCTGGTGGTCGCGGCCGACAAGGGCACCGCGTCGTTCTCCGACATCGCCAACGGTGTCGCCCAGGAGCGCGGCTTCTGGCTCGACGACGCGTTCGCCTCCGGTGGCTCGGCCGGCTACGACCACAAGGGCATGGGCATCACCGCCCGCGGCGCCTGGGAATCGGTCAAGCGTCACTTCCGCGAGATGGGCCACGACACCCAGACGGAGGACTTCACGGTCGTCGGTGTCGGCGACATGAGCGGCGACGTGTTCGGCAACGGCATGCTGCTGTCCGAACACATCCGACTGGTGGCCGCGTTCGACCACCGGCACATCTTCCTCGACCCCACGCCCGACGCTGCCTCGTCCTTCGTCGAGCGGCGCCGGCTCTTCGACCTGCCGCGCTCGTCGTGGGCGGACTACGACAAGTCGCTCATCAGCGTCGGGGGAGGGGTCTACCCGCGCTCGGCCAAGTCGATCCCGATCAGCGACGAGGTGCGCAAGGCGCTCGGCATCAAGGCCGGGGTCAGCGAGCTCACGCCGTCCGAGCTGATGCACGCGATCCTGCTCGCGCCCGTCGACCTGTTCTGGAACGGCGGAATCGGCACCTACATCAAGGCCGCGTCCGAGTCGAACGCCCGCATCGGCGACCGCGCCAACGACGAGATCCGTGTCGACGGCGGGCAGTTGCGGGTCAAGGTGATCGGCGAGGGCGGCAACCTCGGTGCCAGCCAGCTCGGCCGCATCGAGGCCGCGCAGCGCGGGGTGCGGGTCAACACCGACGCGATCGACAACTCCGCCGGCGTCGACACCTCCGACCACGAGGTCAACATCAAGATCCTGCTGACCGATCTGATGAAGCGCGGACGGTTCGACCTCGACGAACGCAACGAGGTGCTCGCCTCGATGACCGACGAGGTCGCCCAGCAGGTGCTGCGGGACAACTACGAGCAGAACACCCTGCTCGGCAACGCCCGCGCGCAGACCGGGGTGATGGCCACCGTCCACCAGCGCCTCATCAAGTGGTTGGAGGGACGCAAGGAGCTCGACCGCGGGATCGAGTTCCTGCCGAGCGACTCCGAGCTCGACGCCCGCATCCACGCCGACACAGGTCTCACTTCGCCGGAGCTCAGCGTGCTGGTCGCCTACGCCAAGCTCGCGCTGAAGAACGACCTCACCAGTGGTGACCTCACCCAGGACCCGTGGCTCTCGCGCTCGCTGGCCGACTACTTCCCGACCCGGGTGCGCGAGACCTTCGCCGCCGAACTCGAGCAGCACCCGCTGCGTCGCGAGATCATCGTCAACTCGGTCGTGAACTCGATGATCAACCGGGGCGGCATCACGTTCGCCTTCCGGGTGATGGAGGAGACCTCGGCGTCGGCGGAGCAGATCGCCCGCGCCTACGTGATCGCGCGCGAGACCTTCGACCTCGCCGGGTTCGTGGCCGAGGTGGAGGCGCTCGACAACGTCGTGTCGACCGACGCCCAGACCAAGCTGTACCTGGAGTTCCGTCGACTGCTCGACCGGGTCGTGCGGTGGCTGATCCACAACCGTCCGGCGGGTCTCGACGTCACCACCGAGATCGAACGGTTCCGGCCCAACGTGCAGGCGCTCGCCGAGACGGTGCCCGGGCTGCTGCGCGGCTCGGAGCACAAGCGGTGGGAGACCAACCGCGACAAGCTGGTCGAGCTCGGTGTGCCCGAGGCGCTCGCCGGTCGGTGCGCGGGCCTGCTCGACGTGTTCTCGCTGCTCGACATCACCGAGCTCGCGCTCGCCCAGGACACCGACCCGGCGACGGTCGCCGCGACCTACTTCGCGGTGTCCGAGCGCCTCGGCATCGACACGATGCTGGGCGCGGTGTCGGCGCTGCCCCGCGACGACCGGTGGGACTCCCTGGCCCGTGGCTCCATCCGCGACGACCTGTACGTCGTGTTGGAGACCTTCACCGCGGCGGTGCTGGCCGGCACGTCCGCCGACGCCGAACCGGTCGCCCGGGTCGCCGCCTGGCTGAAGCAGAACCCCGACTCCGTCGGTCGCGCGCTGACGTCCCTGGACGCCATCCGCTCACTGCCGCACCCGGGCCTCGCCCCGCTGTCGGTGGCGCTGCGGACCCTGCGTGGTGCCATCCGTTCGGGGAGTGCAAGCTAG
- a CDS encoding sensor histidine kinase: MPTMSDVLTKHEVSAADSDWLHRLVGDWQLLSDLSFADLVLWVRSERGDWFAAAHARPTTGVGVFTEDLVGEPVAPARSRMVRSAYERHEIVRAGQTVWRDDMPIREEAIPVVREGSVTAVLTRHTNLASMRTPSRLEVTYLATADALARMIAAGAFPQEEPEAELRRGTPRVGDGVLRLNSDGVVTYASPNAVSAVHRLGYDGDVIGIKLARAVGDLLPARSPADEDLSQVLRGRVADRGEVQTRSAAVMVRSIPLREGERRVGAVLLVRDVGELRRRERELATKDVTIREIHHRVKNNLQTVAAMLRLQARRVDDPKGRAALDDAVRRVATIASVHETLSSRLDDHLDFDEVAERGIQAALDLGNRSGVRVSGSLEGTFGTLCSEDATAIAMVLAELVQNAVEHGLADRDGTVSVRVQRHARPDADVVEVEVVDDGAGLPPGFDPSAGGLGVQIVRSLVSDLGGEIEWVPTRKGTAVKFTAVLREIPAKR; the protein is encoded by the coding sequence ATGCCCACGATGAGTGATGTGCTCACCAAGCACGAGGTGAGCGCGGCCGATTCCGACTGGTTGCATCGGCTGGTCGGTGACTGGCAGTTGCTGTCGGATCTGTCGTTCGCCGACCTGGTGCTGTGGGTGCGGTCGGAGCGGGGCGACTGGTTCGCGGCGGCGCATGCTCGGCCGACGACCGGCGTGGGCGTCTTCACCGAGGACCTCGTCGGCGAGCCGGTGGCACCGGCGCGGTCGCGGATGGTGCGGTCGGCGTACGAGCGGCACGAGATCGTGCGGGCCGGGCAGACGGTGTGGCGCGATGACATGCCGATCCGTGAGGAGGCCATCCCGGTGGTGCGGGAGGGGTCGGTGACGGCGGTGCTCACCCGGCACACCAACCTCGCGTCGATGCGCACGCCGAGTCGGCTGGAGGTCACCTACCTGGCCACCGCGGATGCGCTGGCACGGATGATCGCGGCCGGCGCGTTCCCGCAGGAGGAGCCGGAGGCGGAGTTGCGCCGGGGCACGCCGCGGGTGGGTGACGGGGTGCTCCGGCTCAACTCGGACGGCGTCGTCACCTACGCGAGTCCGAACGCGGTCTCGGCGGTGCACCGTCTGGGTTACGACGGTGACGTCATCGGGATCAAACTGGCGCGCGCGGTCGGCGACCTGCTGCCGGCCCGCTCACCTGCCGACGAAGACCTGAGCCAGGTGCTGCGCGGACGCGTCGCCGATCGTGGCGAGGTGCAGACCCGCTCGGCTGCGGTGATGGTGCGCTCGATCCCGCTGCGGGAGGGGGAGCGGAGGGTCGGTGCGGTGCTGCTGGTGCGTGACGTCGGTGAACTGCGCCGCCGGGAGCGGGAGCTGGCGACCAAGGACGTCACGATCCGCGAGATCCACCACCGGGTGAAGAACAACCTGCAGACCGTGGCGGCGATGTTGCGTCTGCAGGCCCGCCGGGTCGACGACCCGAAGGGCCGCGCCGCGCTGGACGACGCCGTCCGCCGGGTGGCGACGATCGCGTCGGTGCACGAGACGCTCTCCTCGCGCCTCGACGATCACCTCGACTTCGACGAGGTCGCCGAGCGGGGCATCCAGGCGGCGCTCGACCTGGGCAACAGGTCGGGGGTGCGGGTGTCGGGGTCGCTCGAGGGCACCTTCGGCACTTTGTGTTCGGAGGACGCGACCGCGATCGCGATGGTGCTCGCCGAACTGGTGCAGAACGCCGTCGAGCACGGGTTGGCCGATCGGGACGGCACGGTGTCGGTGCGGGTGCAGCGGCATGCCCGTCCGGATGCCGATGTGGTGGAGGTCGAGGTCGTCGACGACGGTGCCGGTCTGCCGCCGGGCTTCGACCCGAGCGCCGGGGGACTGGGCGTGCAGATCGTCCGGTCGTTGGTCAGTGATCTCGGCGGCGAGATCGAATGGGTGCCCACACGCAAAGGCACCGCCGTGAAATTCACGGCGGTGCTGCGGGAGATTCCTGCGAAGCGGTGA
- a CDS encoding WhiB family transcriptional regulator yields the protein MDWRDRAACLEEDPELFFPIGNTGPALQQIEDAKAVCRRCEVIDTCLKWAIESGQDAGVWGGLSEDERRAMKRRNARARRAG from the coding sequence ATGGATTGGCGCGACCGCGCTGCTTGCCTGGAAGAAGACCCGGAGCTTTTCTTCCCGATCGGCAACACCGGGCCCGCCTTGCAGCAGATCGAGGACGCCAAGGCCGTCTGTCGTCGCTGTGAGGTCATCGACACCTGCCTGAAGTGGGCCATCGAGTCCGGTCAGGACGCCGGTGTCTGGGGTGGCTTGTCGGAGGACGAGCGCCGCGCGATGAAGCGTCGCAACGCCCGCGCCCGCCGCGCCGGCTGA